GACTACCTGCGCGATGTGTCCGCGCGCCACGGTCTCGACGAGAAGATCCACTATGGCGTCGAGGTCACCAGCGCCGAATGGGACGACGATCGGCAACGCTGGACCGTCCTCACCGATGGCGGTGAGACGTACGACGCCCGCGCCGTCGTCTCCGGCGTCGGCGCCCTACACATCCCGAACATCCCCAATCTGCCAGGCACTGAGACGTTCCAGGGCGAGCGGTTTCACTCCTCGCAGTGGGATCACGGCGTCGACCTCCGCGGCAAACGCGTGGCAGTCGTCGGCACCGGCGCGAGTGCCGTCCAGTTCGCACCGATCATCGCCGACCAGGTCGACAGCCTCACCGTCTTCCAGCGCACTCCCCCGTGGGTGCTGCCCAAGAACGACAAGACGATCCCGCAATGGAAGCGTTCGCTCTTCCGCTCCGTGCCGCGGGCACAACGCGCGTACCGCAACGCCCTCTACTGGACGATCGAGTCGCGCGCGATCGGGTTCAACGGCCAGGTCAACATCTTGAAGTTCGCCGAGAAGATCGTCGAACGCTATATACGCAAAGCGGTTGACGATCCTGCCTTGCAGGAGAAGCTGATCCCTCAGTACCGCATGGGCTGCAAGCGCATTCTCCAGTCGAATACTTACTACAGGATGTTCAACCGCGACCACGTCACGCTCGTCGACTCCGGGGTCGCCGAGATCACCACCAACGGGGTTGTCGACAACGCTGGTGTCGAACACGAGGTCGACGTGATCATCTACGGCACCGGCTTCCACGTCGTCGATGCTCTCGAGTACCTCGACATCACCGGACGCGAGGGCAAGAACCTCGGCAAGGTCTTCGAGGAGGACGGCGTCGAGACCTACCTCGGCATCAACGCGACCGGTTTTCCCAACCTCTTCTTCATGCTCGGCCCGAACACCGGTCTCGGCCACAACTCGGTCGTGTTCATGATCGAGCAGCAGGCGAAGTACATCGTCAGGTTCCTCGACGAGCTCGACCGCCGCGGCGCCAGTGCGGCCGACGTACGCCCTGCGGCACAGCGACAGTTCAACGACACCGTCCAACGCAAGCTGACCAAGGGCATCTGGACGCAGGGCGGCTGCACGAGCTGGTACCTCGACTCACAAGGTAAGAACCGCACGATCTGGCCGGGGTTCACCTTCATGTACTGGTGGGAGACCCGCAAGGTCCAAGCGCCCGACTACGAGTGGGTGAGAGCCGCATGACGACAACAGAGCAAGCCCCGACGCAGTTGCCGCCCGGCCCGCCGATCCCGGTCGCAGTGCAGACGGCACTGTTCATGTCGGGTGCGCTTTGGTACGTACCCGCGATGCATCGCAAGTACGGCGACGTCTTCACGTTGCGCTGTGCTCCGCGCGACCAGCGGCTGGTGTTCATCAACCGCCGCGAGCACCTCAAGGAGGTTTTCAGCGGCGACCCGCACGTGTTCCATGCGGGTGAGGGCAACGAGCTACTTCGTACCGTCATGGGTCAGCACTCGGTGCTGCTCGTCGACGACGAGACCCACCTACGCGCGCGAAAGCTGCTGATGCCGGCGTTCCACGGTGCGGCCCTGCGCTCGTACGAAGGCCTGGTCGGCACTCTGGCCAAGAGCGAGGTCGACTCGTGGCAGCCCGGCGAGACGCTGGTGTCGCTGAACCGAATGAACGCGCTGACGCTCGAGATCATCATGCAGGTGGTGTTCGGCGTGACCGACGAACACCGTCTCGCACAGCTGCGCCCGGTCGTGAACAACACTGTGAACATCGGCGCGATCACGCTGCTTTCGTGGGCGTACCCGAGGCTTCAAGCGTTCGGACCGTGGCGCTCGTACATGGCGAACCAGCAGCGCTTCGACGAGCTGTTGTACGCCGAGATCGCCGATCGTCGGCAGGCTCGCGACCTCGACCATCGCGACGACGTGCTCTCCCGGTTGCTACTCGTCGGCGCGGGCGAGGATGCCGCGCACGAGCCGCTCAGTGATGCTGAGCTGCGCGACCAACTTGTCACCCTGCTCTTGGCAGGCCACGAGACGACGGCGTCCGCACTGTCGTGGACGTTGTACGAGCTGGGGCAGAACCCCGACGCACAAGAGCGTGCGCAACGGGCCGCCGACGAAGGCGACCAGAAGTACCTCGAAGCCGTGCTCAAGGAGGCGATGCGGGTCCACCCCGTCATCGACCAGGTGCGCCGGGTACTCAAGGCCGATGCAACGGTCGCCGGCTATCGCCTGCCCGCAGGCACCACAGTGGTGCCGTCGGTGCGTTTCGCGCACGACAGCACGGTGAACTACCCCGATCCGGAAACGTTCCGCCCAGAGCGGTTCACCGACGGAGAGGTCGCGTCGAACACGTGGCTCCCATTCGGCGGTGGCGTACGCCGTTGCCTCGGCGCCGGGTTCTCGCTGATGGAGGGCACGATCATCCTCCGCGAGGTGATGCAGAGGTACGCGGTACGCCCCGACCCGCAGAGCAAGGAACGCGAGACCATTCGCAACATCACGACGGTTCCCAGGCGGAAGGCGCGAGTCGTCCTCGTCGCACGCTGACCGTCTGAGCCTTTGGGAGGCCGACTATGACCACGACCGAGCTGAACGCGCCGAGCCTGCCTCCTGGCCCGCCACTCCCGTGGTTCGTACAGACCATCGCGTTGATGCGTGCGCGGACGCGTTTCGTACCCGCAATGCATCGGCGCTACGGCGACCTGTTCACCCTCCGCGTACCCCCGAGCGGCCGGGCACTGGTTTTCGTCAATCGGCCCGAACACATCAAGGAGGTCTTCGCCGGGGACCCGAAGGTCTTCCATGCCGGTGAAGGCAACGCGATCCTCGGTCCGGTCATGGGCGAGCACTCGGTGCTCCTGACCGACGAGGATGTGCACCTGCGCGCCCGCAAACTGTTGATGCCGGCGTTCAACGGAGCCGCCCTGCGCTCGTACGAAGGGCTGGTGGCGACGTTGGCGAAACGCGAGGTCGACTCCTGGGAGTCGGGTCAGACCCTTGTCAGTCTCGACCGGATGAACGCGCTGACACTCGAGATCATCATGCAGGTGGTGTTCGGCGTGACCGACGAGCACCGGCTCGCCGAGTTGCGCCCGCTCGTCAACCGCACCGTCAACATCGGGCCGCTCATCCTGCTCGGATGGGCGTACCCGAAGTTGCAGCAGCGCCGACCGTGGTCGTCGTACCTCGACAACCAGGTGGCACTTAACGAGGTGTTGTACGCGGAGATCGCCCAGAGACGCAAGGCGTCCGACCTTCACGAGCGTAGTGACGTGCTCTCTCGGCTATTGCTCGTCGGCGCCGACGACGATGCCGACCACGAGGCGCTCAGCGACGCGGAGCTGCGCGATCAGCTGGTCACCCTGCTGCTCGCGGGACACGAGACCACGGCATCGGCACTGTCGTGGACGATCCACGAGCTGGCCATGAATCCCGACGTACAACACCGGGCACGGACCGCAGCCGACGACGGCGACCTGAAGTACCTCGAAGCCGTGCTCAAGGAGGGCATGCGCGTACACCCGATCATCGATCAGGTCGCGCGGATGCTGACCGAGGACACCACCGTCGCCGGCCACCGACTGCCGGCCGGCACCACCGTGAGCCCGTCGATCAGGCTCGCCCACCTGCGCGATCAGAACCACCTCGATCCGCACCGCTTCCGGCCGGAGCGATTCATCGACGGCGACGTCGCCCCGAACACCTGGCTGCCGTTCGGTGGTGGCGTACGCCGCTGTATCGGAGCCGGGTTCTCACTGATGGAGGGGACCGCCGTCCTGCGCGAGATCCTGCAGCGCTATGAATTGAGCATGAACGAACGCAAGCCGGAGCGTACGCGGATCCGCAACATCACCTGTGTGCCCAAGGGCAAGGCACGCGTCGTGGTGACGGCTCGATGACCGACGCGCCGCGCACGAACCGGATGCGAGCGGCTCAGATCACCAGCCTCGACGGGCCGGCTGCGGTCGGCGTCACCGATGTCGACGTGCCCGTGCCCGGTGACGGGCAGGTCCTGATCGACGTGCATGCGGCAGGTGTCTCGTTCCCGGAGGTCCTGCAAACGCGTGGGCTGTACCAGCTGAAGCCGCCGTTACCGTTCGTACCGGGATCCGAAGTCGCAGGCGTCGTAGTGGAGTCGCCCGCCGACTCCGGGCTGGCGGCCGGAGATCGGGTGGCGGCGTTCCCTCTGCTCGGGGGCTTCGCCGAACGAACCGTCGTGTCGGGCGACATGGTGTTCGCACTGCCCGATGCGCTTTCGTACGAACAGGGTGCGGCTCTGCCGCTGAACTACCTGACCGCCCATTTCGCATTGCTCCGACGAGGCGGCCTGCAGCCGGACGAGTCGGTGCTCGTGCACGGCGCTGCCGGCGGCGTCGGTACGGCGTCCATCCAGATGGCCAAGGCATTCGGAGCAGGTCAGGTCATCGCCGTGACCTCGAGCGACGCGAAAGCCCAGGTCGCCCTCGCCGCCGGCGCCGACGACGTCGTCGCCGCAGACGGTTTCAAGGACGCCGTACGCGACCTCACCGGCGGACGCGGTGTCGACCTCGTCGTCGACCCGGTCGGCGGCGACCGGTTCACCGACTCCCTACGCTCGCTCGCCCCGAACGGGCGGCTGCTGGTCATCGGCTTCGCTGCCGGGGAGATCCCCACCGTCAAGGTGAACCGCCTGCTGCTCAACAACATCGACGTACGCGGCGTCGCCTGGGGTGGCTTCATCGTGCAACGACCCGGGTACGTCGCGGCGCAGTGGGCCGAGCTGGTGCCGCATATCGAGTCTGGCGCGCTCCAACCGCCGATCGGCGCAACGTACCCGCTCGATTCGGTCAGCGACGCGCTGCGTGAGCTCGATGAGCGGCGTGCAATCGGCAAGATCGTCCTGACACTGCGCTGAGGCGATAGCGTCACCCGCATGGCACTCCCGAAGTACGTCGCCGAGCTGACCGAATGCTTCCTCTCCGCTGTGGACGAGGCACTGCCCGGTCGTCTGTCGGGATTGTTCCTGCGCGGGTCATTAGGTTGGGGCGAGTTCTTCTCCGGCAGCGACGTCGATTTTGTCGGCCTCTGGGACGAGCTCCCGGTCGGCGCGGACCTCGAGCTGCTCAGTGATGCCCACGCCGCCGTGAGCTCCAGCTTTCCTGCGCATGACTTCGATGGCTTCCATTGCGAGGCGCGCGATCTGTCGAGGAGTCCCGCTCTGATAGATAGGCGGCCGGTGTTCTTTCGCAGCGAGTTCGACGTACGCGGAACCCTGGACCTCAACCTGGTCTCGTGGCATGAGCTTGCCGAGCGACCGATCGTCGTACGCGGACCCATCCCGCCGATCTACACCGACCTGGACGAACTACTGGCGTTCACACGCGCGAACCTCGACACGTTCTGGCGCGACCTCATCAAGCAAGTCGATGAGGTGGGCACGGCGGCACTCGGTGCGCATGACGCGTCGGTCGCATTCGTCACCCTCGGTCCGGCACGATTGCACCATCTGCTCCGCTCGAAGACCATGACGTCCAAGAGCGGGGCTGGCCGCTACATCATTGACCAGCTCGACTCGCGTTGGAGGACCATCGCCGAGGAGGCCCTTCGGATCCGCGAACAGCCGGAGTCCCAATCCAGGTACGCAAGCGCGGCCGAACGTGGCCAAGACGCGTCCGATCTACTCCGTTGGCTGGTGGACGACGGGACCAGTGGCTAGACCCACGCGATGCTCACGGCATGCCTGTGTCCCGCCACGGTGGTGCTGTGGTGGCGGGGGCTAGGCGGCGCTGGGTTTTCGCTTCTCTTGGACGGTGGTGTCTGTTCGGCCGGGGAGTTTGGTGGTGGTGCCGGCGGTGACGAGGTACGACCGTCCGTCCGGTGACAACCACAACCAGATGCCGGGTGCCGGTGTGGTGACGGTCCAGGCGGTGAACGTCTTCGCCCGATGATGGAACCGACACAACCGGTGGCCATTTCTGGAATCCGTCGGGCCGCCGTCGGCATAGTTACGGATGTGGTCATTGTCGCCGAGCTTCGCCGGCCGGTTGCAGTACGGGAACGTGCACGTCAGCGCATTCATCAGCGCCGTCTGCTCCCGCAACCGTGGCGGTGCGACGTAGCCGGTGGTCGAGATCGTCGTCTCCAGATCGATGACCGGCTTCACCACGATCCGCGACGATTTGCCGAGGATCTGTTCGGCCTCGGTACGGGTGATCGCGCCGACGTCGTCGAGTGACCAGGTGCCCCAGCACCGGTCGTAGTGGAGGTAGAGCACGGTCTCGCGCAGCCCACGACGACGACGCCTACGAGAGGGCTTCGGCTCAGACTTGGCCTCGGATTCGGGCTCGGGCTCGGGCTGCGATTCTGGTTCGGCGGGTACATCCGCTTCGGTGTCGTCGGTGTCGCCGTCGGTTTTGTCGGCGACGAGGGTGTAGAGGTCGTCGAGGCTGTCGGGTTCGTGGACCATGCCCATCGCGACCGACCGGAGGATGTGGTCGGGGCGGGTGTCGCCGAGGAACCGCATCGACTCCACCAACTGATCCAACCGCTGGTCGAGTCGTTGGCCGTCGTCGACCGACAGGGTGCCTGAAATGTGGGCGACGCCGTCTTCGAACCAGATCGTCACACCCCGCCGCCTGCGTGCCTCACGTCGCTTCTTCTCGGCACCGTCGGGGTCGTCGACGAACCGGATCTGATCCAGCACCAGCTGCAG
The sequence above is drawn from the Nocardioidaceae bacterium SCSIO 66511 genome and encodes:
- a CDS encoding HNH endonuclease, with the translated sequence MAGGMMWVMRTANLIDDVETTDGLDIAAAARAQLARTEAAQFDAVLAYLRQIAVEPLARAGGVNEWTRYGGSGTPSVSEYAVAEVGPVLGLSANGARSLIADALDLAYRLPRLYACLHEGRVDGWRIRKVARATREFTIAQASDADRRLSAANVDGTPLIGRITMPRLQLVLDQIRFVDDPDGAEKKRREARRRRGVTIWFEDGVAHISGTLSVDDGQRLDQRLDQLVESMRFLGDTRPDHILRSVAMGMVHEPDSLDDLYTLVADKTDGDTDDTEADVPAEPESQPEPEPESEAKSEPKPSRRRRRRGLRETVLYLHYDRCWGTWSLDDVGAITRTEAEQILGKSSRIVVKPVIDLETTISTTGYVAPPRLREQTALMNALTCTFPYCNRPAKLGDNDHIRNYADGGPTDSRNGHRLCRFHHRAKTFTAWTVTTPAPGIWLWLSPDGRSYLVTAGTTTKLPGRTDTTVQEKRKPSAA
- a CDS encoding NADPH:quinone oxidoreductase family protein; the encoded protein is MTDAPRTNRMRAAQITSLDGPAAVGVTDVDVPVPGDGQVLIDVHAAGVSFPEVLQTRGLYQLKPPLPFVPGSEVAGVVVESPADSGLAAGDRVAAFPLLGGFAERTVVSGDMVFALPDALSYEQGAALPLNYLTAHFALLRRGGLQPDESVLVHGAAGGVGTASIQMAKAFGAGQVIAVTSSDAKAQVALAAGADDVVAADGFKDAVRDLTGGRGVDLVVDPVGGDRFTDSLRSLAPNGRLLVIGFAAGEIPTVKVNRLLLNNIDVRGVAWGGFIVQRPGYVAAQWAELVPHIESGALQPPIGATYPLDSVSDALRELDERRAIGKIVLTLR
- a CDS encoding NAD(P)/FAD-dependent oxidoreductase; the protein is MVQTTDVLIIGTGFSGLGMGIQLRKAGREDFIIVEKAGDVGGTWRDNTYPGCECDIPSHMYSFSYELNPEWSKNFSGNQEIWDYLRDVSARHGLDEKIHYGVEVTSAEWDDDRQRWTVLTDGGETYDARAVVSGVGALHIPNIPNLPGTETFQGERFHSSQWDHGVDLRGKRVAVVGTGASAVQFAPIIADQVDSLTVFQRTPPWVLPKNDKTIPQWKRSLFRSVPRAQRAYRNALYWTIESRAIGFNGQVNILKFAEKIVERYIRKAVDDPALQEKLIPQYRMGCKRILQSNTYYRMFNRDHVTLVDSGVAEITTNGVVDNAGVEHEVDVIIYGTGFHVVDALEYLDITGREGKNLGKVFEEDGVETYLGINATGFPNLFFMLGPNTGLGHNSVVFMIEQQAKYIVRFLDELDRRGASAADVRPAAQRQFNDTVQRKLTKGIWTQGGCTSWYLDSQGKNRTIWPGFTFMYWWETRKVQAPDYEWVRAA
- a CDS encoding cytochrome P450 → MTTTELNAPSLPPGPPLPWFVQTIALMRARTRFVPAMHRRYGDLFTLRVPPSGRALVFVNRPEHIKEVFAGDPKVFHAGEGNAILGPVMGEHSVLLTDEDVHLRARKLLMPAFNGAALRSYEGLVATLAKREVDSWESGQTLVSLDRMNALTLEIIMQVVFGVTDEHRLAELRPLVNRTVNIGPLILLGWAYPKLQQRRPWSSYLDNQVALNEVLYAEIAQRRKASDLHERSDVLSRLLLVGADDDADHEALSDAELRDQLVTLLLAGHETTASALSWTIHELAMNPDVQHRARTAADDGDLKYLEAVLKEGMRVHPIIDQVARMLTEDTTVAGHRLPAGTTVSPSIRLAHLRDQNHLDPHRFRPERFIDGDVAPNTWLPFGGGVRRCIGAGFSLMEGTAVLREILQRYELSMNERKPERTRIRNITCVPKGKARVVVTAR
- a CDS encoding cytochrome P450, producing MTTTEQAPTQLPPGPPIPVAVQTALFMSGALWYVPAMHRKYGDVFTLRCAPRDQRLVFINRREHLKEVFSGDPHVFHAGEGNELLRTVMGQHSVLLVDDETHLRARKLLMPAFHGAALRSYEGLVGTLAKSEVDSWQPGETLVSLNRMNALTLEIIMQVVFGVTDEHRLAQLRPVVNNTVNIGAITLLSWAYPRLQAFGPWRSYMANQQRFDELLYAEIADRRQARDLDHRDDVLSRLLLVGAGEDAAHEPLSDAELRDQLVTLLLAGHETTASALSWTLYELGQNPDAQERAQRAADEGDQKYLEAVLKEAMRVHPVIDQVRRVLKADATVAGYRLPAGTTVVPSVRFAHDSTVNYPDPETFRPERFTDGEVASNTWLPFGGGVRRCLGAGFSLMEGTIILREVMQRYAVRPDPQSKERETIRNITTVPRRKARVVLVAR